One genomic window of Arachis stenosperma cultivar V10309 chromosome 10, arast.V10309.gnm1.PFL2, whole genome shotgun sequence includes the following:
- the LOC130954768 gene encoding uncharacterized protein LOC130954768: MLVATTPFLRNLFSFRTHSHSHFFRMAATSSTSSILSEHSDAYAPFKRVCVRVGTHNGSFHCDEALGCFMIRLTNKFYNAQVVRSRDPQVLEGLDAVLDVGGVYDPSRDRYDHHQKGFEEAFGHGFSTKLSSAGLVYKHYGKEIIAKELRVDEEHPDVHRIYLAVYKSFMEAIDAIDNGINQYDTDQPPKYVNNTHLSSRVGRLNLDWTDPDQSSEKENEAFQRAMVLTGSEFMDSVRFHINSWLPARSIVNETLEARYSVDPSGEILVLEKFCPWKLHLFELEGEMKIDPPIKYVLYQDERSQQWRVQAVAVSPDRFESRKPLPSQWRGLRDDELSKECGLPGCVFVHMSGFIGGNRSFDGALAMARAALKM; the protein is encoded by the exons ATGTTGGTGGCAACAACGCCATTTCTCAGAAACTTGTTCAGCTTCCGCActcactctcactctcacttCTTTCGAATGGCAGCAACAAGTTCAACCAGTTCTATTCTTTCCGAGCATTCCGATGCTTACGCGCCGTTCAAGCGCGTGTGCGTTCGCGTCGGCACACACAACGGCAGCTTCCATTGCGACGAGGCGCTTGGCTGCTTCATGATTCGACTCACCAACAAATTCTACAACGCTCAAGTTGTTCGCTCTCGTGATCCTCAG GTCTTGGAGGGTCTTGATGCCGTTCTTGATGTTGGGGGAGTGTATGACCCCAGCCGAGATCGCTACGATCATCACCAGAAAGGTTTTGAGGAGGCTTTTGGCCATGGCTTCTCAACCAAGTTGAGTAGCGCAGGTCTTGTTTACAAG CACTATGGAAAGGAGATTATAGCTAAGGAACTTAGGGTAGATGAAGAGCACCCAGATGTGCATCGCATATATCTGGCTGTTTACAAAAGCTTCATGGAG GCAATTGATGCTATAGACAATGGAATAAATCAATATGATACTGACCAGCCCCCAAAATATGTGAATAATACACATCTGTCCTCAAGAGTGGGAAGGTTAAATTTAGATTGGACAGATCCTGATCAGTCatctgaaaaagaaaatgaagcctTTCAACGTGCCATGGTTCTTACTGGTAGCGAATTTATGGAT AGTGTTCGATTTCATATTAATTCATGGTTACCAGCAAGGTCAATTGTAAATGAGACGCTTGAAGCTAGATATAGTGTCGATCCTAGTGGAGAAATTTTGGTTTTGGAGAAATTCTGTCCG TGGAAGCTTCACTTATTTGAGCTTGAGGGGGAGATGAAAATTGACCCTCCCATTAAATATGTTCTATATCAG GATGAAAGAAGCCAACAGTGGCGAGTGCAGGCTGTTGCAGTATCGCCGGATAGGTTTGAGAGCCGTAAGCCTCTACCATCGCAATGGCGGGGTCTTAGGGATGATGAACTGTCCAAGGAATGTGGCCTTCCTGGCTGTGTATTTGTCCACATGAGTGGATTTATCGGTGGAAACCGAAGTTTTGATGGTGCCTTGGCCATGGCAAGAGCTGCATTGAAGATGTAA